A section of the Carya illinoinensis cultivar Pawnee chromosome 12, C.illinoinensisPawnee_v1, whole genome shotgun sequence genome encodes:
- the LOC122289435 gene encoding O-fucosyltransferase 29-like: MAVAKAWRFSLISANKLALLQSHNGYYSNGNISHNKHPYWRSTATASFHRKKISWSVVCGLMLFGLGLISLFTGHVASDLDWYSQHFANPSFYSRLGGGRREPIDIWKSKYSKYFYGCIERGRHFAPSVREQSSNGYLLIATSGGLNQQRTGITDAVVVARILNATLVVPELDRHSYWKDDSEFINIFDVDWFISSLAKDVTIVKRVPDKVMRSMEKPPYTMRVPRKSAPEYYLDQVLPLLLRRRVVQLTKFDYRLAINLDEELQKLRCRVNYHALRFTKPIQELGQGLALRMREMAKRFIAVHLRFEPDMLAFSGCYYGGGEKERYELGEIRKRWATLPDLSPEDERKRGKCPLTPHEVGLMLRALGFANDTYLYVASGEIYGGEETLRPLRELFPNFYTKEMLANEELKPLLPFSSRLAAIDYIVCDKSDVFVTNNNGNMAKILAGRRRYMGHKRTIRPNAKKLSALFMERQKMEWDTFARKVKSCQRGFMGEPDEMRPGRGEFHEYPYSCVCEKPFNDDDTSYDKNHHTEQVAMESVTKISSM; this comes from the exons ATGGCAGTGGCTAAGGCCTGGAGGTTTAGCTTGATATCGGCCAACAAGCTGGCTCTCTTACAGAGCCACAATGGCTATTATAGCAACGGCAATATCTCCCATAATAAGCATCCCTACTGGAGATCGACGGCGACGGCGTCATTCCACCGGAAGAAGATCTCCTGGTCGGTGGTCTGCGGGTTGATGCTTTTTGGCTTGGGCTTGATTTCGCTATTCACCGGCCACGTCGCCTCTGATCTTGACTGGTACTCTCAGCACTTCGCCAACCCAAGCTTCTACTCTAGACTG GGTGGGGGTCGTCGTGAGCCAATTGATATATGGAAATCCAAGTATTCTAAATACTTCTATGGCTGCATCGAGCGAGGGCGGCATTTTGCTC CTTCTGTTCGTGAGCAATCATCAAATGGCTATTTGCTTATCGCAACAAGTGGAGGGCTGAACCAACAAAGAACTGGA ATAACAGATGCTGTAGTTGTTGCACGGATTCTAAATGCTACGTTAGTTGTACCTGAGTTGGATCGTCACTCCTACTGGAAAGATGATAG tgaattcatcaacatttttGATGTTGATTGGTTCATTTCTTCCCTTGCAAAAGATGTGACTATTGTCAAAAGAGTTCCTGATAAGGTCATGCGATCAATGGAGAAACCTCCTTATACTATGCGTGTCCCAAGGAAATCTGCCCCGGAATATTATCTTGATCAAGTTCTCCCTTTACTCTTGAGGAGACGT GTTGTGCAACTGACAAAATTTGATTATAGACTTGCAATTAATCTTGATGAGGAGCTACAAAAGTTGCGTTGCCGAGTTAATTATCATGCCTTAAGATTCACAAAACCTATACAAGAGCTTGGTCAAGGACTTGCCTTAAGAATGCGAGAGATGGCAAAACGTTTCATTGCAGTTCACTTGAG GTTTGAGCCCGATATGCTAGCATTTTCTGGGTGTTATTATGGTGGGGGTGAGAAGGAAAGATATGAGCTTGGTGAAATTAGAAAACGATGGGCTACATTACCG GATTTAAGTCCTGAGGATGAGCGGAAGCGAGGGAAATGCCCACTTACTCCTCATGAAGTGGGTTTGATGTTGCGGGCTCTTGGTTTTGCAAATGACACTTATCTTTATGTTGCATCTGGAGAAATATATGGTGGAGAAGAAACTCTAAGGCCTCTTAGGGAACTCTTCCCAAACTTCTATACAAAGGAGATGCTTGCCAATGAAGAGTTGAAAcctcttcttcctttctcttcgcGCTTGGCTGCCATTGACTACATTGTCTGTGACAAGAGTGATGTGTTTGTCACTAATAATAATGGAAATATGGCGAAGATTCTTGCTGGTCGCAG GAGGTACATGGGCCATAAGAGGACTATCAGACCAAATGCAAAGAAGCTTAGTGCTTTGTTCATGGAAAGGCAAAAGATGGAGTGGGATACATTTGCAAGAAAGGTAAAGTCATGCCAAAGAGGCTTCATGGGAGAGCCAGACGAGATGAGACCCGGACGAGGGGAGTTTCACGAATATCCATACTCCTGTGTCTGTGAGAAACCATTCAATGATGATGACACTAGCTACGACAAAAATCATCACACAGAACAAGTTGCCATGGAATCCGTAACGAAAATTAGTTCCATGTAG